The Aquila chrysaetos chrysaetos chromosome 25, bAquChr1.4, whole genome shotgun sequence genome includes the window GTACTCCCTCTCCTGCCCGGCCCATGAGGACGAGTTTCCTCTCCTGCATTTCATTCCCTGCCCAAGAAAGGAACAAACCCAACACCATTTGCAGGGTGATTCTCCGGGGTGCAGGGTCCTGGCCACCCGCAGCAGGGCTCGAGCTGTGCTCCAGCCATCGGtcccctctccccatctccatcctccTTGTGCCACCCCAGGCTCCTCGTCTCCGCAAGCAGGACCATGTCGGGAACCCCATGGTGCTGGGTGCCCGATGGTGCTGGGTGCTCCATGGTGTACGGTGCCTGGAGGGCTCAGGGTGCCTGGTCAGTGCTGGGAGCCCCGGGGATGGCGCAGGGTGCCCAGCGTGGTGGAGCTCAGCACCCGACGGCGAGGGTGTGCgggaggagtgggaggaggaggaggaggaagaggaggaggaggaggaggaggctggtgCCAGGGCTGCGCGTGTGTTTAGCTTCGTGGCTTCCTGGCTGGCAGGCTGCTGGCGGCAAGAAATAACTGAGTGGGAGAGTGTTGGCTGCGCCGCAGGGAGACGGGGACGCCGGCACGGCACGGGGCACCCGCACGGCACAGGGCACCCACACAGTGCAGGGTACTGGGTGGCTGTGGGTTGTCGCCTCCGCCACAGAGGCAGAGGCTCTTGTCATGGAGCAGCACATGATACCGCCAGGCTTGAGGCCACGGTGAGGGGCATCGGAAGGTCTCCCCGGGCCATCAGGGAGCCACAGCCCCGGCATCCAGGTGACGTTCCGTGCCGTGCCCTGCAGCTCGACCCCGAAAACACCGGCTTCATCGGGGTGGAGACGTTCGCCAGCCTTGTGCACAGTCATGAGCTGCCCCTGGACCCCGCCAAGCTGGACATGCTGGTGGCCCTGGCGCAGGGCAACGACGAGGGGCAGGTCTGCTATCAGGAGCTGGTAGACCTGGTCAGTGCCGGGGGGGCCGCGGGGACGGGGGCGAGCGGCCGGGTGCCAGCCCGGGGCGGGCACTGGGCACCTCCCTGTgaccctggggaggggggcagacACTGGTGGTCCCCTTGGGGTGGCTTGTCCAGCCCGTCCCAGCCCATGGGCTGCGGCACGGGGTGACGGCGATGGGCAGGGGGTGGCCGCAAGCCCACCGGCCCGAGCTGCCCCTGCGGCCCCCGTGGGCACGGCCTCTCTCCGCAGATCAGCAGCAAGCGCTCGAGCAGCTTCAAGCGCGCCATCGCCAACGGGCAGCGAGCCCTGCCCCGAGACGTGCTGCTGGACGAGACCGGCCTGGGCTTCTACAAGCGCTTCGTCCGCTACGTGGCCTACGAGATCCTGCCCTGTGAGATGGACCGGCGCTGGTACTTCTACCAGCACCGCACGTGTCCGCCTCCTGTCTTCATGGCAGCCGTCACCCTCACCCAGGTACGGGGCAGGGGCATGCGGCTGGCCGCTGCCCAGGCTGATCCTGGCTGAAGCGTCTCGGTGCCcctgggggggctcagccctggggTGGACAGGGTGGGTGACCCTGGTTGTGATGTCCTGGCGCCCACAGCGGGGCTCAGATCTGTGGTGGAGGGATGGGTGACCCCAGTTGTGATGTCCCAGTGCCCATGGGGAGGGCTCAGACCCAGGGCAGAGGGGACGGATGGCTCCAGCTGTGATGTGCTGGTGGCCACGGGGGGCTCAGACCTGGGGTGGAGGGGCCGGGTGACCCTGCCCCTGGACAGAAGGACGCAGGGGGGGCGGTCTCGGCGGTGCCGGGGATGTCGGCCATGGATTTTGGCGCAGATCATCGTGTTCCTCTGCTACGGGGCCCGGCTGAACAAGTGGGTGCTGCAGACCTACCACCCCGAGTACATGAAGAGCCCGCTGGTCTACCACCCCGGGCACCGGGCACGCGCCTGGCGCTTCCTCACCTACATGTTCATGCACGTGGGGTAGGTccctgctggggagggggggatgccACAaagggggggggctgccccggcctgAGCCACCGCATGTCCCCCTCCTGTTTCCCCGGGCAGGTTGGAGCAGCTGGGGTTCAATGCCCTCCTGCAGCTGATGATCGGGGTGCCCCTGGAGATGGTGCACGGCATCCTGCGCATCAGCTTCCTCTACCTGGCCGGTGTCCTGGCAGGTGGGTGCGTGCccggggtggtgggggggtcCCCGTCGGTCCCCATCAccagccccggggagggcaCGGGGAGATGCATTCTGAGTTTGATGGGGATGTGGGGCTTCGCTCACTGCCCGCTGGGTACCACCCTGCACTGCCAGCATCACTTGCCCTGGGGGGCAATGCAGCCTGTAATTAATTAATGTGGACAGTAATTAATTAATGGGGGGGGGCGAGGCCCCACACTGAGCCCTGCCTGTGCCCGCAGGCTCCCTCACCGTCTCCATCACGGACATGCGAGCCCCCCTGGtcgggggctcggggggggtcTACGCGCTCTGCTCGGCACACCTCGCCAACGTCGTCATGGTCAGCGGCGCCggcatcgggggggggggggggggggcgctgggggggtgggcagcATGGTGTGACATCGGGTGGGGGATGCCATGGGGTGGGTGGCGTTGTAGGGTGGGCAGCATGGCGtgatattgggggggggggaatgttgTGGGGTGGCATCATGGGGTGGGCACCTTGGGTGGCATCATGGGGTGGGCACtgtcggggaggggggagcacCTTGGGTGGCATCATGGGGTGGAGCAGGGACCTGGTGGGGCTCCACGGGGCCAGGGCACAGCTCCGCTGGGGCACGCTGGGGGCCCTGGcaccagccccctccccggtgCCGGCGCATCGTCcatccgtccgtccgtccgccCGCAGAACTGGGCCGGGATGCGCTGTCCCTACAAGCTGCTGCGGATGGTGCTGGCGCTGGTGTGCAGTGAGTACCCGGCcgtgcccccccaccccgggggtGCCTCTTTTGGGGGTGGCCAAGGGGAAGGTGGGGGCCAGCTGAGCACCTCCCGACGCTCTCTTACAGTGAGCTCGGAGGTGGGTCGCGCCGTCTGGCTCCGCTTCTCCCCTCCATTACCGGCTTCGGGCCCCCAGCCCAGTTTCATGGCCCACCTGGCAGGGGCCATCGTGGGCATCAGCATGGGGCTGACCATCCTGCGCAGCTACGAGGAGAGCCTGCAGGACCAGTGCGGCTGGTGGGTCCTGCTCCTCTCCTACGGCACCTTCCTCCTCTTCGCCGTCTTCTGGAACATCTTTGCCTACGACCTGCTGGGGGCACaggtcccccccccgccataaCCTACCCCCTCCACCTCACCAACACCcccccagccttttttttttttttttttttttttctatcgCTGGCCAAGCccggtggaggggggggggggggggtccccgcgcGTGACATAGGGACAGgcaaccccccctgcccccttgGTGCTAGCGAgcgcgccgcccccccccccatgggctgttcccccccccccgaatgTACCCTGGCAACCCCCCCCgtgctgtgccccccccccaaaggatGCTTCAGCCCTGCCCCGGCATCGCCAACCCCCCCGGGGTATCCACAGGGCTCGGGATGTGCCCCCTGGGAAGGAGCCATGGAGGGGGGgacgaccccccccccccccgcttgcTTCTGTACCCCCTTTCCGGGGTGGGGGCCGACTGGTTGCCCCCCCAGGACCTGCACTTTCACACGAAGGACTAGTGCCAAAATAGGAGCGATTTATTTTTCTAtgccaaaataaatataaataaaagaaagagagaaaaaagaatagtaTGGGGAGAGCCCAGCAGGAAAGCGAATCAGCTGAGACCGGCACAACTCGTTTCAGCAGTGCCCTCGGTGGcgtagccccccccccccagcccccccccccccccgcgccccggccccccgctTTGCTGCCAGCCgccctccccgcggcgggggggctCACCCCGGGatgggggcgagggggggggaaccccgctctgacccccccccccccaccctccccgaCCTTTTTGgagtataaataaatattttgcacacTGCCGGGGCCTGCGTCTGTgtggaaggggtggggggggatttttgggggtgcccccccccccccaaaccgtCCCTGCTGATTGAATGGGGGCGCCGGGGCTGGCTGGCCCCCGAgcgagggggagggggggggggcacagccggggaCGGGACTTACTGGAGCAGAAAACTCTGGGACGAGTGAAACGGCACCCGGCTCAGCCCCGGGGTGCTggctgcccgggggggggcgcggggggcaAGGGGGGGCGATGGGTGTGCGAGGCTGTGGGTTCTGAAGCCCCCTCCTCTCCGTtcaccaacccccccccccgccaatcCAGCCCCATATGCTCCAGTGCACCCACTTCTCGCCCCACGCATCCCAACACCCCTCCCAGCACCCCCTTCTTTCTGCACCCCGCCCCCAtccagcccccccacccctctgcaccccctttccccatcccccccccccccgtaccccCCCTTCAGGCCCACCCCCCCCATACCCCTCCATCCAGCCCACATGCAGCCTTACAAACCTCACCCACGCCCCGCCCACCCACCCCTAGCTCCGCCCACCCACCCCTAGCTCCGCCCACCCTTCCCTAGCTCCGCCCACCCTTCCCCGGCTCCGCCCACCTCCTCGGcccccacccctctcccccGACCCCGCCCACCTCTTCCCCGGCCCCGCCTCTCCTCTCGCCGGTcccgccccccgctcccccgcccccgccccgcccctggccccgcccccgcggcggtCCGGCCCcggaagcggcggcggcggcggcggggggcggcggtggcggctGTCGCAGTGCGCGGCCGGAGCCAGCGGAGCCGCCGGCCCcagcgggccgggccgggccgggccgggcggtgCCGGGCGGCGCcatgaaggggaaggaggagcgggagggcggcgcgggggggcccggggcggcggggccgggtacggggggcgcggggggcggcaGCCCCGAGAAGAGCCACAGCGCGCAGGAGCACAAGGAACAGGGAAACCGGCTCTTCGGCGGCCGCAAGTACCCCGAGGCCGCCGCCTGCTACGGCCGCGCCATCGTGAGTCCCAACGGCACCCCCACCCCGGGCTGGGAAGGACCCCCGGGACGGCACCCCCACCCCGGGCCTGGCCTGGACACCTCCGGAACGGGACCCCCCTGGcctggacacccccccccccccacccctgccccggcccggACACCTGCCTCTGGGTCTGGCCTGGCCACCCCCGAGACAGGACCCCCCTGGCCTCGACCACCACCCGCGggcctggccccccccccccccccgggcctgGACCCCTCTCTGGGCCCGGATCCCCACCCTgggcctgccccccccccccctcctttggCCTGGACTACTCCCCCCAGGCCTGGCCTAGcgcacccccccacccccggctcTGGACACCCCCCCAGCCAGGCCTGTCCCACCACCAGGCTCTGAGCTGGACCCTCCTGTGTCCACCCCCACCAGGGTGCCCCCCCGTCTGGGCCtgtcctccctccaccccaccacATCCCCCGGCTGGGTTTGGTAGGGCAGACCCACCCTGGGGTGGAGGGCTCCAGCCAGCACCTGGTGCCGGGGGGactgtcccctgtccccccccccaggcgtGGGACACAGGCTGCCCCACGGAAACCGGCCCCAGCTTGTCCCCCATCCATCCCAGTGACTCCCCCCAGGGTACAAGCCCAAGCCGACACTCACGGCTCTCACCAGGGTGACGGCGTTGCGCAGCCGGCTCACCAAGTCACCCTGCTGTCACTGCGTCTCGCCCCTGCCAGCGCTTGCCGTCACCCGCCATAACGTGGGTCTCGCCTTGCAGAACCGCAACCCCTTGGTGGCCGTCTACTACACCAACCGAGCCCTCTGCTACCTGAAGATGCAGCAGCACGACAAGGCACTGGCGGACTGCAAGCGAGCCCTGGAGCTGGACGGTCAGTCGGTGAAGGCTCACTTCTTCCTGGGCCAGTGCCAGATGGAGATGGAGAATTACGACGAGGCTATCGCCAACCTACAGAGAGGTGAGCGGGCACAGTGCCGGTGTTCCCCCCCGCCGTCAACCAGAAAAGGGCCAGGGATGGCGAGAGGGAAGCCCATGCCGGCTCTGAGAtgctcttttccctccccagcctACAACCTCGCCAAGGAACAGCGGCTGAATTTCGGGGACGACATCCCCAGCGCGCTGCGCATTGCCAAGAAGAAACGCTGGAACAGCATCGAGGAGAAGCGGATCAACCAGGAGAACGAGCTGCACTCCTACCTGACCAAGCTGATCATGGCGGAGAAGGAGAGGTAACGTGGCACGGGGCAGCGGTGGCACCAGTAAAACCTTTTTTAGTGCCACAAAGCTGTCACAGCTCTGTGCGCGGTGCCTCTGCCTTCCTGGaggtgcaggcagagccccgCAGCTagggcggcggcagcagcaggaaagggaGCGATAGGGTCCCTCCATCGCTTCTGatctccctgctctgtcctAGGGAGCTGGCTGAGTGCCGAAAGActcagcaggaagaaaatgcgGACGAGAGCCGGAGCCGGGTTCAGCTGGCCAGCATCGAGGCCAAACACGTGAGCCAGGGGGGTCGGGGCTGCTCACGGAGGCTGGGAGTCAAGCCAGGCCTTCCTCgtcccatcctcatccccatgCTCTGCTGTGGCCAAGGAAGCcgcagggctgcagctgtgcaggcaAAAGCCAGGAGACCCCAGGGCAGAGCACGGCTTCTCAGCCTTCATTTTGTGGCTCGAGCTGCTGTTGCAGGGCTTTCGTGTCCCCTCATGATGGCTGCCCATGCTCTGTCACTCTCTTGTCCCAGCCCggggcaggctggcagcagtgaTGCCTGTTTGTGCTCCCCCAGCTGCTGTACCTGTTGTT containing:
- the RHBDL1 gene encoding rhomboid-related protein 1 isoform X1; translation: MDRSSLLQLIQEQLDPENTGFIGVETFASLVHSHELPLDPAKLDMLVALAQGNDEGQVCYQELVDLISSKRSSSFKRAIANGQRALPRDVLLDETGLGFYKRFVRYVAYEILPCEMDRRWYFYQHRTCPPPVFMAAVTLTQIIVFLCYGARLNKWVLQTYHPEYMKSPLVYHPGHRARAWRFLTYMFMHVGLEQLGFNALLQLMIGVPLEMVHGILRISFLYLAGVLAGSLTVSITDMRAPLVGGSGGVYALCSAHLANVVMNWAGMRCPYKLLRMVLALVCMSSEVGRAVWLRFSPPLPASGPQPSFMAHLAGAIVGISMGLTILRSYEESLQDQCGWWVLLLSYGTFLLFAVFWNIFAYDLLGAQVPPPP
- the RHBDL1 gene encoding rhomboid-related protein 1 isoform X2, with amino-acid sequence MDRSSLLQLIQEQLDPENTGFIGVETFASLVHSHELPLDPAKLDMLVALAQGNDEGQISSKRSSSFKRAIANGQRALPRDVLLDETGLGFYKRFVRYVAYEILPCEMDRRWYFYQHRTCPPPVFMAAVTLTQIIVFLCYGARLNKWVLQTYHPEYMKSPLVYHPGHRARAWRFLTYMFMHVGLEQLGFNALLQLMIGVPLEMVHGILRISFLYLAGVLAGSLTVSITDMRAPLVGGSGGVYALCSAHLANVVMNWAGMRCPYKLLRMVLALVCMSSEVGRAVWLRFSPPLPASGPQPSFMAHLAGAIVGISMGLTILRSYEESLQDQCGWWVLLLSYGTFLLFAVFWNIFAYDLLGAQVPPPP
- the STUB1 gene encoding E3 ubiquitin-protein ligase CHIP, yielding MKGKEEREGGAGGPGAAGPGTGGAGGGSPEKSHSAQEHKEQGNRLFGGRKYPEAAACYGRAINRNPLVAVYYTNRALCYLKMQQHDKALADCKRALELDGQSVKAHFFLGQCQMEMENYDEAIANLQRAYNLAKEQRLNFGDDIPSALRIAKKKRWNSIEEKRINQENELHSYLTKLIMAEKERELAECRKTQQEENADESRSRVQLASIEAKHDKYLADMDELFSQVDERRKKRDIPDYLCGKISFELMREPCITPSGITYDRKDIEEHLQRVGHFDPVTRSPLTQDQLIPNLAMKEVIDAFISENGWVEDY